A stretch of the Candidatus Palauibacter australiensis genome encodes the following:
- a CDS encoding UDP-2,3-diacylglucosamine diphosphatase: MPERTVVVSDIHLGAVAEENARAFLAFLEEADRWGEELLINGDLFDFWFEYRQVIPRGQLDVLARLRRLVEGGMPILFMGGNHDAWGGSFLRDEVGVEILEEPARRRIAGRRAYIAHGDGLGPADRGYRVLRRAARSPVGRGLFRWVHPDLGLPLARLASGTRRAQAGGARHESPRASLLAQHAVEVLAAHEDVDLVVFGHSHRPEVTELAPGRFYLNSGDWLHHNSFAVVTPHEIRLESYRRPG, encoded by the coding sequence ATGCCCGAACGCACCGTCGTCGTGTCCGACATCCACCTCGGGGCCGTCGCCGAGGAGAACGCCCGCGCGTTTCTCGCCTTCCTCGAGGAGGCGGACCGCTGGGGCGAGGAGCTCCTCATCAACGGCGACCTGTTCGACTTCTGGTTCGAATACCGCCAGGTGATCCCGCGCGGTCAGCTCGACGTGCTGGCTCGCCTGCGGAGGCTCGTGGAAGGCGGCATGCCGATCCTGTTCATGGGCGGGAACCACGACGCGTGGGGGGGGAGTTTCCTCCGCGACGAAGTCGGAGTCGAAATCCTCGAAGAGCCGGCGCGACGACGCATCGCGGGGCGGCGGGCGTACATCGCGCACGGCGATGGACTCGGCCCCGCGGACCGGGGCTACCGGGTGCTGCGCCGGGCCGCCCGCAGTCCGGTGGGGCGCGGGCTCTTCCGGTGGGTCCACCCCGATCTCGGGCTCCCCCTCGCGCGGCTCGCGAGCGGGACGCGGCGGGCCCAGGCGGGAGGGGCACGGCACGAATCGCCCCGGGCGTCGCTCCTCGCGCAGCACGCGGTCGAGGTGCTGGCCGCCCACGAGGATGTGGACCTCGTCGTGTTCGGACACTCGCACCGACCGGAGGTCACCGAACTGGCGCCGGGGAGGTTCTATCTCAACTCGGGGGACTGGCTCCATCACAACAGCTTCGCCGTCGTGACGCCGCACGAGATCCGCCTGGAGTCGTACCGGAGACCCGGCTAG